In one Yoonia rosea genomic region, the following are encoded:
- a CDS encoding universal stress protein, whose protein sequence is MYKNILVPVSFEADRNAKGAMEIATALCGEGGAITCLHVIEQLPQYAMQYLPPGHLEGAKAEMVETLKSLVADVDNATAVVVDGHASRTILDFAEKNAVDLIIVASHQPGMQDYLLGSTAAKVVRHAKCAVHVLR, encoded by the coding sequence ATGTACAAGAATATCCTTGTTCCCGTCTCATTCGAAGCCGACCGCAATGCCAAAGGCGCGATGGAAATCGCTACGGCCCTGTGCGGCGAGGGCGGTGCAATCACCTGTCTGCACGTGATCGAGCAGCTTCCGCAATATGCGATGCAGTACCTTCCTCCGGGCCATTTGGAGGGAGCGAAGGCCGAGATGGTCGAGACCCTCAAATCCTTGGTGGCGGATGTCGACAACGCGACCGCAGTTGTTGTGGATGGGCATGCCTCCCGCACCATCCTGGATTTTGCCGAAAAGAACGCTGTTGATCTGATCATCGTCGCCAGCCATCAGCCGGGCATGCAGGACTATCTGCTGGGGTCCACTGCGGCCAAAGTGGTGCGCCATGCCAAATGTGCGGTGCACGTCCTACGATAA